The Actinocorallia herbida DNA window CTCGGGGTCCTGGGTCAGCGTCGGCACGGGGGCCTTGGTCGTCGCCGAGGGGCCGACCCTGGCGTCACCGCCGTCGTCGGCCGAGCCGTCCTCCTTCAGCACCATGACGCCGAGGGCGATGAACGCGACGAGGGCGACCGCGCCCATGCCGGCGAAGACGTACGTGCGGCCGCGGTCGCGGCGCATCTCGCCCTCGTCGAATCCGGCGTTCTGGACGCCGGCCTGCTTGTTGGCCTCGGTCTCCTCGCGCATCCATTCCGGCATGCGCCAGTTGCCGCTGGAGGGGATGCCCGCCTTGACGGGCCCCTCAGGACCCGACATGTCGACGCCCGCGTACCCGGCGACCCCGGGCCCGTCGTCGAGCCCGCCGAAGTCCTCGCCGCGATCACCGGATTCCGGATATCCGGAATCGGGATATCCGGCGCCCTCGGCCGTGGTCCCCGCGGCGACCACCGGCCGCTCACCGGACGCGTACGCGCTCTCCGCGACGACGTCCCCGCCGACCACCGGATTCTCGGCTCCCGAACGGGTAGGCTCGGCGAACACCGGCTGCGGTCCCGTCCGAGGCTCTACCGCCTCTTCACCTTCACTGCGCACGGCGCCACTTTCGGCCTCGTTTTCCGGACGCCCCGAAAGCTCCCCCTGATCGGACATGCGGCACAGGCTACGCGAAGATCAAGATTCTGGACGCCGCGAGTCGATAACAACTTAGAACCCCCCTCCCCCGCGCCCCCCAAACCCCCCATAACCCCCACCCAAGTGCTCAACAACACACCCCAAACCCCACCAAACCACCCCGACACACCCACCCCCACCTCCCCCACCTCCCGCAAAGCCCCCCACCCTGACCCCGCACAACGCAGAACCCACAACACGAGCCACCAGTTCCACAGCACCCAGCACCCCCGGCCCCCTCACCGGCCGCCCCGAGCGCACACCCCCCTCAGCCACGCCGAAGACACCCGGCCCGCCACCCGATGGCGCATGACCCCCCATGCCCCGTACCGGGAACGCACAGGCCCGACACGTCCAGGGCCGCCGGGCCGGGCGAAGCCCGACCCCCACGCCAGGCCGCGCAACACGCCGAGCCCGACCTGGCACAGAGCGCACGAGGCACGATGCCCAGCGCGGCGCCTCAGGTTCGCCGGGCAAAGCTCGCAGGGCGAGAGACCTCGCCCCCTGGCGCTCTTGCGACCCGATCCCCCGAGCACGCAGAGCCCGGAACGCGAGACCCGAGGGCCGCGAGACCCGAGACTCGGGGGCGCGAGGGGCGCGAGACCCAAGGGGCGGGGGCGCGAGGGGCGGGGCCCCGCGCGAGGAGGAGCGGAACTCAAGGCGGGTGAAGCGAGGCGGAGCAGGCGCGCGGGCGCAAGGTACTCGGGGCGCTGGAAGGCCGCCTTGGGGGTCCAGGTGAGGCCGCCCGCGGGGTGGGGAGCACCTTGACGAGGCCGAGGCTCGCGAGGTCGAAGTCGCGGGAGGCTCGTCGGAGTGCACGGGATGTGAGACGGGCGAGGCGGGAGGCTCCGTTGCCTGGAACCCTCGCGGCGACGAGAGCCACCCGGCGAGAAGCCGGGCGGCGCGCGTCCGGGGCGTCGGCGGGGACGGACACGAGGTAAGAGCCCCCCACCACCTGACGCTCCGGCGGCCTCGCCACCCATGCGCGCAAGCCCCGCACAGCGACGAAAGGCGCAGCGAAGTCCGACGACGCTGACCGGCGCGCCGCGAAGCCCGGCGCGGCGCGGAACACGCGAGGGAACAGCGCGGGGAAGCCCAGGGCCAGGCGGGCAGGGACGAATCGGGATGCACGGCACGGAACACGCGAGAGGGCAGCACGGGGAGACCCAACCCGGGTAAACCCTCAGCAAGTACGACATAAGCCCGACTCCCCCAAGCCCACACGCCCAAGAAGCTCAGCCAACGCCCCCACCAGCCCCCCGCGCACCTCCCCACCCACCAGCCAACGCCCCCACCAACCCGCCGCGCCCACACCTCCCGCACCCCCCGCGCACCTCCCCTCGCGTCACCCGATGCCCCTTCCTCCTTGCCCGTGAGCCCAGCGCTCAGCGCCCCCGCCGCTGCGCGGGTGTCGCGCGCAGCGACCGCCGCCCACAGGTACCCCGGCCACTCGATGCCACCGGCTGCTCGGCGTGCTCGTCGGCGAGGCGGATGCGCCCACAGCACCGATGTCCGCGAAGGATCCCGGTCCGCCGGCACCCCCGGAGTCCCGCGGCGAGCTCGGCGCGAAGTCCGCCCCGGCCCAGGCATGAAGCCCCGGTGCCGGGTGGGGCACGCACGAAGCCGGGCACGAGGCGCGGCACGTGCGAGACACGGCCCGGCATGAAACCTCGAGCCGTGCGGGGCGGGGCGGGGAATGAGCGAAGCCGGGTGTGCGGCGGGGGTGCGCGGCCTGGCTTCGCTGCGCCCTTCGTTGCCGTGCCGGGTGTCTTCGGCGTGGCTGACGGAGCTGCGTGCTCGGGTGTCGGGGTCGCCAGGCCGCTCGGTACCGGGTCCTGTTCTGGCCGTGCCGGGGATCGGGGCAGGCCGGGCAGCGTGGCGGGCCCCACCCGGCACCCGGCCTCGCGGTGCCGATTCACTCGGCACGCGCCCTGACCCCGCCGCCGCGGGGCGGGTCGGGGTTCGGGCCTTGCGGTATGCGCGCGAAGACCACGTCTCGCGAGGGCGGTGCGGACTCGCTTCGCTTCGGGCTTCGAGGCCCCTCCGCGTGGTCGTCGCGCGGTGGGGTCGGGCGCGGGTCGGCCTCGGTGCGCTCTTCGTCGTCGTGAGGGGGTTGCGCGGTCGGGTGCCGAGGCCGCCGGGCGCAGGTAGTGGGAAGCCGTTCGGGTCGTGCCTCGTCTTGCCGCTGCGGGTTTCGTCGCGCTGAGCCTGCTCGGGACTTCCGGCCTGGTGGCTTGCGCGCCGGCTCACGCGCTGGGCTTCGTGCCTTGGGGTGGGGAAAAGAGAAGCGCCCTCCACGGGTGGTGTGGAAGGCGCGACGATCATGGGGGTGCGGGAGTCGTGGGGGCGCGCCCGAGGCCGGAGGCCTTGGGCGCGCGAACACGGCTTGTTCATCGGTGGAGGTGCAGGGAATCGAACCCTGGTCCTACAGCAGTGAGACAGGTCTTCTCCGGGCGCAGCCTTGCTTGGCGTTTTCTCAGCCCCAGTGCTCTTGCAGGCTAGTCACTGACAGGCTCAGTCGCTGTTTGGTTTCCCCACCTCCCCCGCGACCGGGGCGGTGGGTTGAGTCTCCTCACGATGCCGGATCCTAGGTCGGAGACTCTCCTAGGCCGACAGAGTCGCTACTCGCCTCAGGCGGCGAGGGCGAACTCAGTGCGCTTAGAGTTGGCACTTATTGGTTTGCGATCTCGGGATTTACGAGGTCGTGATCGCAACCCTCGGCCCGCTTCTCCTGGCACGACTACCGCAGTCGAAACCAGTCACCCCCATGTTCAGTTATCAACAGCCCAATCGTATCTGCTCAACACCACAGGTGCCAACGGTATTCCCGGCCGACCTGCCGGGGAGGGTCCGCAGGCCCCGGGGCGGGTCCGGCCTGGGCGGGCCGGACCCGGGACGTCAGGCGGCGTCGTCGGAGGCGCCGGTCTCGGCGCCGGGGATGGTGGGCGAGGCGTTGATGAACGCCGCGGCGACCGCCGCGGCGTTGACCTTGCCCTCGACGGCCAAGGCGATGCCGTAGGTGTTCTGGTTGTTCTGGTAGTACCCCACGAACCAGGAGACGGTCTTGCCGCCCTCTTCGACGGTCGCGGCGAGGCCGCCCTGGTACCTCCGGTGCCCGGAGACCGCGGCCTTGGCGGTGCCCTTGTTGACACCCATCGACATGATCTTCTGAAGCTGCGTCAGCATGGTCGGATCGATGGACCGGGCGAGCGGGGGCGTGGTGGGCGGCGGGTCCTGGATCAGCAGGGGCTCACGCCAGGTCCCGTTCTGGAGGGCCGCCGCGAACAGCGCCATCGTCAGCGGGCTGACCTTGACGTCGCCCTCACCGACGGCGAAGCGGGCCTTGTCCGCCTCCGTGACGGGGGCGAGGCCCTGGGGCTCGGAGTGCCTGACCTTCGACAGGTCCCAGGAGGTCTGGCCGTCGAGACCGAACTTCTGGAGGGTCGTGGCCAAGGCCGTGGGGTCGACCGCCGCGCCCTCGCGGGCGAGCGCGGTCCGGCAGCCGGTGGCCACGTTCAGGCCGAGCGTGGACTGTGTGCGCGGCTTGGACACCGAGAACACCTCGCCGCCGATGGTCTCCTCCTCGGTGCACTCCGAGGCCGTCTCCGGCTTCTGCCCGCCGTTGGCGAGCAGCGCCGCGGCGACGACGGGCGAGAAGGTCGTGCCGGGCGAGTAGAGCCCTTCGAAGGCGAGGTTCTGGACGCCGGTCATGTGGTTGGCCGCGGCCAGCACCTCGCCGGTCTGGCTGCGCACCGCGACGAGCGAGGCGGGCACGGCGAGGTCCCGGAGCGCGTTCTCGGCGCGGGCCTGCACCGCCCGGTCGATGGTGGTGCGGACGGGCATGGGCTCGCGCGGGGTCAGATCGTCCTGCCCTGCGGTGGCGACCTCGGCGTCGGCCTCGCTGAAGTCGCGGATCTCCTTGCGGCGGTCGCCCTTCGCGTCGAGGATCACGACCTTGACGGACGGCAGGCCGGCCAGGCGCCGCTGGAACAGCAGCTGGAGCCCGGACGAGCCGACGGTGTCGCCCGGCTGGTAGGGCGCGCCGACCTGGCTGAGCACGTCGTTGGTGGCCGGGCCGACGAGCCCGAGAAGCGCCTGGGCCTGGACGGGCTGGGTCTCCAGGTTCTTCGTGCGCAGCTCGACGCCGGGCACCCCGCGCAGCTTCCGCGCCTGGGGGCCGCCGTTGGGAACCTCCGCGAGCTGGAGGAAGGCGCGCGGCGGAGCCGAGGAGATCCGGCCCTTGAGCCGGTCCTTGTCCTGCCCGGTGACGTCGCCGATGCCGTCGACCGTGGCGTCCACGTCGGTGAGGTGGGTGGGGACCACGCCGAACACATCGGTCTTCAGAGACTGGAGCATCGTGCGGCCCTTGTTGTCCTGGATCACCTCCCGCGGCGCCGACTCGGAGACGACGGCGAGGCGTTCGCCCTCCTGGAGCGCCGGGTGGATCACCGACGGGCTCCAGACGACCTTCCAGATCCCGCCGATCCGCTTGAGGTTCATCTGCCCCTGGTACTCCAGGGGGCGGCCGTTCTCGCCCAGGTCGATCCTGACCTGGAAGCGGGCCGCGGCGGTGTCCGCACCGGTCTTCTCGATGCGGCCCTCCTCTTCGGGGCCGCCCGGGGTGCTCGCGGGCCGCAGCCGCAGCCGCAGCGAGGCCGCGTCGAGCTGGGTCCGCACGCCCTCCAGGGCCTGCGCGACCTCCTTCGGGTCGCCGGTGGTGTGCTCGGCGGCCGCCTCGTAGTTCGCCACCTGCCAGGCGACGAGGAAGTCCTTCACCGTCGTGAACGGGGAGGCCTGCGCGCACGCCGACAGCAGGCCTGCGAGCATCACCCCGACCGTCGTCGCCCCGACGACCCTGCGTGTCCTGCTCACTTCACCGACCCCGGTTCCGCGCTCGGAGCTGCCGGGCCATCTCCCGGTCGGCCTCGCGCTGGGCAATGGTCTGCCGCTTGTCATGCGTCTTCTTGCCCCGGGCGAGACCGATCTCGACCTTGGCCCTGCCGTCCTTGAAATACAGGGCGAGCGGGATGAGCGTCAATCCCGGCTCGTTGGTCTCTTTGAGGATCTTGGAGATCTCACGCCGGTGCAGCAGGAGCTTGCGGGTGCGCCGGGCCGTGTGGTT harbors:
- a CDS encoding penicillin-binding transpeptidase domain-containing protein encodes the protein MSRTRRVVGATTVGVMLAGLLSACAQASPFTTVKDFLVAWQVANYEAAAEHTTGDPKEVAQALEGVRTQLDAASLRLRLRPASTPGGPEEEGRIEKTGADTAAARFQVRIDLGENGRPLEYQGQMNLKRIGGIWKVVWSPSVIHPALQEGERLAVVSESAPREVIQDNKGRTMLQSLKTDVFGVVPTHLTDVDATVDGIGDVTGQDKDRLKGRISSAPPRAFLQLAEVPNGGPQARKLRGVPGVELRTKNLETQPVQAQALLGLVGPATNDVLSQVGAPYQPGDTVGSSGLQLLFQRRLAGLPSVKVVILDAKGDRRKEIRDFSEADAEVATAGQDDLTPREPMPVRTTIDRAVQARAENALRDLAVPASLVAVRSQTGEVLAAANHMTGVQNLAFEGLYSPGTTFSPVVAAALLANGGQKPETASECTEEETIGGEVFSVSKPRTQSTLGLNVATGCRTALAREGAAVDPTALATTLQKFGLDGQTSWDLSKVRHSEPQGLAPVTEADKARFAVGEGDVKVSPLTMALFAAALQNGTWREPLLIQDPPPTTPPLARSIDPTMLTQLQKIMSMGVNKGTAKAAVSGHRRYQGGLAATVEEGGKTVSWFVGYYQNNQNTYGIALAVEGKVNAAAVAAAFINASPTIPGAETGASDDAA
- the smpB gene encoding SsrA-binding protein SmpB — its product is MPREQGQKYIAQNKKARYDYHIEDTWECGMVLTGTEVKSLRQGRASLVDGYAAVDGHGEVYLYNIHIPEYSQGTWTNHTARRTRKLLLHRREISKILKETNEPGLTLIPLALYFKDGRAKVEIGLARGKKTHDKRQTIAQREADREMARQLRARNRGR